A window of the Haloquadratum walsbyi C23 genome harbors these coding sequences:
- a CDS encoding universal stress protein — MTTYLIGTDSEQASQVICDHLEGTLGSDATLTVIHVMTSSDIEERRDGETALEVFNDRFEETDIPVSTTQFNREASPTEELLREADAIDADQIVTALRRHSRTERVIFGSVSHSLIEQTPRPLTLVPLPEYNPD; from the coding sequence TGGGACAGATAGCGAGCAGGCAAGTCAGGTTATCTGCGATCATCTTGAGGGTACGCTTGGCAGTGATGCAACACTCACTGTAATACATGTTATGACAAGCTCTGATATCGAAGAGCGACGGGATGGCGAGACTGCACTTGAAGTGTTTAATGACCGCTTTGAGGAAACAGATATCCCTGTATCAACAACACAATTCAATCGTGAGGCATCGCCAACAGAAGAATTACTTCGAGAAGCTGACGCTATTGACGCAGATCAGATTGTAACCGCACTTCGGCGTCACTCACGCACTGAGCGTGTGATATTTGGGAGCGTCTCACACTCGCTGATTGAGCAGACACCACGACCACTGACACTTGTTCCGCTCCCAGAATATAATCCTGATTGA
- a CDS encoding CrcB family protein, protein MINLLLIWSISTISVEYLQTLPMPVLVGVGGGIGAICRFSVDMIFDDGRQSLITINIVGSTALGIVISVPLTPPAVAIFGTGVCGAFTTFSSHVVSIVDTIETGNYSRAGIDVTVTLLASLTGVGVGQAIGRIIY, encoded by the coding sequence ATGATCAACTTACTCTTGATTTGGAGTATCTCAACGATTAGCGTTGAATATCTCCAAACGCTTCCCATGCCGGTGCTTGTTGGAGTCGGTGGTGGTATTGGTGCAATCTGTCGATTCAGTGTTGATATGATATTTGATGATGGACGTCAGAGTCTAATCACGATTAATATTGTCGGGAGTACTGCCCTCGGGATTGTTATTTCAGTGCCACTTACTCCGCCTGCGGTTGCAATATTTGGGACAGGTGTTTGTGGTGCGTTCACAACATTTTCATCACATGTTGTGAGTATCGTCGATACTATCGAAACTGGTAATTATTCACGCGCCGGTATCGATGTCACAGTCACACTTCTTGCGTCACTCACTGGGGTTGGAGTTGGTCAAGCAATCGGTCGTATCATCTATTGA
- a CDS encoding AAA family ATPase — protein sequence MRVIGTVGLPGSGKSEAAAVARRLDIPVVTMGDVIREVCRNRGHDPAEHHGTVAKSLREKEGPAAIAERSLPIIKTKLESSETVLVDGLRSDIELDCFRDAFGDDFILVSIEAPFKSRVKRLDKRGRDETDLDETALQKREERELGFGMGEAMDRADVVIENTESLSKFHETIQYFLTQRTVDTTEHADSSQH from the coding sequence ATGAGGGTTATCGGCACTGTTGGACTTCCTGGAAGTGGAAAGAGCGAGGCTGCTGCTGTTGCACGTAGGCTTGATATTCCGGTCGTCACGATGGGTGATGTAATTCGTGAGGTTTGTCGAAACCGAGGGCATGATCCTGCAGAACATCATGGGACTGTTGCAAAGTCACTTCGCGAGAAAGAAGGACCTGCAGCGATTGCTGAGCGATCACTTCCAATTATTAAAACGAAACTTGAATCAAGTGAGACAGTGCTCGTTGATGGACTTCGCTCTGATATTGAACTTGACTGCTTTCGTGATGCCTTCGGTGATGATTTTATTCTTGTGAGCATTGAAGCACCGTTTAAATCACGTGTAAAGCGTCTCGATAAACGTGGTCGTGATGAGACAGATCTTGATGAAACAGCACTACAGAAACGTGAAGAGCGTGAGCTCGGATTCGGGATGGGTGAAGCGATGGACCGCGCAGACGTCGTAATTGAAAATACTGAGTCACTCTCAAAGTTTCATGAGACAATCCAATACTTTCTCACCCAACGGACTGTTGACACAACTGAGCATGCTGATAGCAGTCAGCATTAA
- the thsA gene encoding thermosome subunit alpha, with product MIILGDDSQRTQGKDAQSMNISAGKAVAESVRTTLGPKGMDKMLVDSGGDVVVTNDGVTILKEMDIDHPAANMIVEVSETQEDEVGDGTTSAVVIAGELLDQAEELIDQDVHATTIAQGFRQAAEKAKEQLDEDAIEVSEEDYDTLLEIAETAMTGKGAESSRDLLSELVVDSVLSVADDDSIDIDNVSIEKVVGGSISNSELVEGVIVDKERVHENMPYMADDANVALFDGALEVRETEIDAEVNVTDPDQLQEFLDQEEAQLQEMVDQFVDVGADVVFVGDGIDDMAQHYLAEEGILAVRRAKSSDLDRLARATDATVVGSVDDIEADDLGYAGSVAQKDIGGDERLFVEDVDDARSVTLILRGGTEHVVDELERAIDDSLGVVRTTLEHGQVLPGGGASETELSLHLREFADSVGGREQLAVEAFAEALDVIPRTLAENAGLDPIDSLVDLRKTHDEGEITSGLNAYTGEVIDMEEDGVVEPLRVKTQAIESATEAAVMILRIDDVIAAGDLKGGGTDDDDDAPAGGPGGPGGAGGMGGMGGMGGMGGAM from the coding sequence ATGATTATTCTGGGAGATGATTCCCAGCGCACGCAGGGCAAAGACGCACAATCGATGAATATCTCGGCGGGTAAGGCCGTCGCAGAGTCCGTTCGGACGACGCTTGGTCCGAAAGGGATGGATAAGATGCTTGTCGACTCCGGTGGTGATGTTGTCGTCACAAATGACGGTGTAACTATTCTCAAAGAGATGGACATCGACCACCCAGCGGCAAATATGATTGTCGAAGTGTCTGAGACACAAGAAGATGAGGTAGGCGATGGAACGACGAGTGCTGTGGTCATTGCTGGTGAGCTTCTTGATCAAGCCGAGGAACTTATTGATCAAGATGTTCATGCAACCACAATTGCACAAGGATTCCGACAGGCTGCAGAAAAAGCAAAAGAACAGCTTGATGAGGACGCAATCGAGGTCTCCGAAGAGGATTATGATACTCTCTTAGAAATTGCTGAAACTGCAATGACAGGGAAAGGTGCTGAGTCCTCACGAGATCTGCTGTCGGAATTAGTTGTTGACTCTGTTCTTTCTGTTGCTGATGATGATTCAATCGATATTGATAACGTTTCGATTGAGAAGGTTGTCGGTGGATCCATCAGCAATTCTGAACTTGTTGAAGGTGTTATTGTTGATAAAGAGCGTGTGCATGAAAATATGCCATATATGGCTGATGACGCCAATGTTGCGCTCTTCGATGGTGCGCTTGAAGTTCGAGAAACCGAAATTGATGCAGAAGTTAATGTAACTGATCCAGATCAGCTGCAAGAATTCCTTGATCAAGAGGAAGCACAGTTGCAAGAAATGGTTGATCAGTTCGTTGATGTTGGCGCTGATGTTGTCTTTGTTGGCGATGGTATTGATGATATGGCGCAACATTACCTCGCTGAAGAAGGTATCCTTGCAGTCCGACGAGCAAAATCATCAGATCTTGATAGACTTGCCCGAGCGACGGACGCTACTGTTGTCGGCTCAGTCGATGATATTGAAGCTGATGACCTTGGATATGCCGGCTCTGTCGCACAGAAGGATATCGGCGGCGATGAACGACTCTTCGTTGAGGATGTCGATGATGCACGATCAGTGACACTCATTCTTCGAGGGGGCACTGAACACGTTGTCGACGAACTTGAGCGTGCTATTGATGACTCTCTAGGTGTCGTTCGAACGACGCTCGAACATGGGCAAGTATTGCCCGGCGGTGGTGCTTCCGAGACTGAATTATCACTTCACCTTCGAGAGTTCGCTGATTCTGTTGGTGGTCGTGAACAACTTGCTGTTGAAGCATTTGCTGAGGCGCTTGACGTCATCCCGCGCACGCTTGCAGAGAATGCAGGACTTGATCCGATTGATTCGCTTGTTGACCTGCGAAAAACGCATGACGAAGGCGAAATTACATCCGGTCTTAACGCATATACCGGCGAAGTCATTGACATGGAAGAAGATGGCGTTGTCGAGCCTCTTCGCGTAAAGACACAAGCAATTGAGTCAGCGACTGAGGCAGCTGTAATGATCCTCCGTATTGATGATGTCATTGCTGCTGGTGATCTGAAGGGTGGCGGCACGGACGATGATGATGACGCCCCTGCAGGTGGTCCTGGTGGTCCAGGCGGCGCCGGTGGCATGGGCGGTATGGGTGGCATGGGCGGTATGGGCGGCGCAATGTAA
- the mobB gene encoding molybdopterin-guanine dinucleotide biosynthesis protein B: MSRSPAEMKRQPLCVVGPSDSGKTTFLESLIDHLSTVGQVGTIKSIHHDIEPDTPGKDTYRHRQAGAETVVGVTPSLSFQISTNGKADTENEADMLEAIVSDLKTNGYQFILIEGFHTSSYPKFILSDGGEADLTAYDVSPPVVGRTTRQEVDSEAIASAIIDGTLFQ; this comes from the coding sequence ATGTCGAGATCACCTGCAGAAATGAAGCGACAGCCGCTTTGTGTTGTTGGACCAAGTGATAGTGGAAAAACAACATTTCTTGAATCACTCATTGATCATCTTAGCACAGTTGGTCAGGTTGGAACAATCAAATCGATACATCATGATATAGAGCCAGATACTCCAGGGAAAGATACATATCGACATCGACAGGCTGGTGCCGAGACCGTCGTTGGCGTGACGCCATCGCTTTCGTTTCAGATATCAACGAATGGAAAGGCTGACACCGAGAATGAAGCTGATATGCTTGAGGCTATTGTTTCGGATCTCAAGACAAATGGATATCAGTTTATTCTCATCGAAGGCTTCCATACATCATCATATCCGAAGTTCATTCTCAGCGATGGTGGTGAAGCCGATCTCACCGCGTATGACGTTTCCCCTCCAGTTGTCGGTCGCACGACCCGACAGGAAGTTGACTCAGAAGCAATCGCATCAGCGATTATTGATGGGACACTCTTTCAGTAG
- a CDS encoding DICT sensory domain-containing protein, whose amino-acid sequence MRLRDFVEEFATASDDHSLAVINSDQPPTVTRMLDGLFSNQPVDIEMVNRALAEEDVIQLHRDGHIVAESRFSDLRDAILAVNADIYTTGVRSLADIETPAVIRDLERIKFHVRGYPAASKGKLLLIEISRYIESLAAEVGVGELHAGFQRLSRLTHERGTRRAYDELVQTDLSIHVYGTGQLDMPTSWHLTVHADDASELQRGWFVIFDPPADTQIAGAALIAYSIDLKQNEWVGVWTSDANSISRLRSYLTTTYNSSMD is encoded by the coding sequence ATGCGATTGCGGGATTTTGTTGAAGAGTTCGCAACTGCAAGTGATGATCACTCACTTGCAGTGATTAACAGCGACCAGCCTCCGACGGTCACGCGAATGCTTGATGGGCTCTTTAGCAATCAGCCAGTAGATATTGAGATGGTCAATCGAGCCCTTGCTGAAGAAGATGTAATACAACTTCATCGAGACGGTCACATTGTTGCTGAGTCGAGATTCAGCGATTTGCGAGATGCGATTCTTGCGGTCAATGCAGATATTTACACAACCGGTGTTCGGTCACTTGCGGATATTGAAACACCTGCCGTGATCCGTGATCTTGAGCGGATTAAATTTCATGTTCGTGGATATCCGGCAGCATCAAAAGGAAAGTTGTTGCTTATTGAAATATCGCGATACATTGAGTCGCTGGCAGCCGAGGTCGGTGTGGGTGAGCTACATGCTGGATTTCAGCGGCTTTCACGGCTCACTCACGAACGAGGAACGCGTCGAGCGTATGACGAACTTGTGCAAACTGACTTATCAATCCATGTCTATGGTACCGGTCAATTAGATATGCCGACATCATGGCATCTGACTGTTCATGCTGATGATGCATCTGAACTCCAACGTGGATGGTTTGTGATTTTTGACCCGCCAGCAGACACACAAATCGCTGGTGCAGCACTCATTGCATATTCGATTGATCTCAAACAGAACGAATGGGTTGGAGTGTGGACCTCCGATGCCAACTCAATTAGTCGACTTCGATCATATCTCACAACGACATATAACTCATCAATGGATTGA
- a CDS encoding KH domain-containing protein: MKHVKVPQDRIGVLIGEGGETMREIEQQAEVRLNIDSETGSVAIDDVGDPVRGMLAPDIVRAIGRGFTPTAALSILDDEMRTFELIDLDAHTRNKNDLQRQKGRLIGENGRTRELMEELTGAEVVIRGTTLGVIGQPEEVEAVRRATGMLLDGAPHGTVYAFLERKHNELTRGFNVQQSG; encoded by the coding sequence ATGAAACACGTAAAGGTCCCTCAGGACCGTATTGGCGTACTCATCGGTGAAGGTGGGGAGACGATGCGTGAAATCGAACAGCAGGCTGAAGTCCGACTTAATATTGATTCTGAAACGGGATCGGTCGCGATTGATGATGTAGGTGATCCCGTACGTGGAATGCTCGCACCGGATATCGTCCGCGCAATTGGTCGTGGATTCACACCAACGGCTGCGCTCTCAATCCTTGATGATGAGATGCGAACGTTCGAACTGATCGATCTTGATGCTCATACCCGAAATAAAAATGATCTTCAACGACAGAAAGGTCGATTAATCGGTGAGAATGGTCGAACAAGAGAATTGATGGAAGAACTGACGGGTGCAGAGGTTGTAATTAGAGGCACAACACTCGGTGTGATTGGTCAACCCGAGGAGGTTGAAGCAGTTCGACGTGCGACTGGAATGCTTCTTGATGGCGCTCCACATGGGACGGTGTATGCCTTCCTTGAACGGAAACACAATGAACTCACACGTGGGTTCAATGTGCAGCAATCCGGGTGA
- a CDS encoding DMT family transporter, translated as MSARRAFGLFIASAVLFGGTFVGAKAGLPYFPPLTFVAIRFDIGALVLAGYAAHKLSFEQLRPRTRGDIIAILATGVFVIGLTNALIFIGQQYITSGVAAIIMSLNPILTPVFAAFALSDEPITRRGIIGIVAGLIGVGLVANPDPSAFVGTIGLPIIFGAAVVSALGAVVIRWSTPTMSSAARTVWGVPIAAVVTHLLAVMTGESMAAISVTPTAVIALLYVGIGSGAIAYLSYFALIDTVGATRANLLFYLTPVVSALGGWIILNESISTLTIIGFVVIFGGFLILGGDSITAVITHRYPQVRTQWTLLRERVLSTVLSLKSWYSLRAIQSRDKQTQTKTQTQSQTQSQSQSHSHSPSQSD; from the coding sequence ATGAGTGCCCGACGAGCATTTGGGTTATTCATCGCCTCGGCTGTGTTGTTCGGCGGTACATTCGTTGGTGCGAAAGCTGGACTCCCATATTTCCCGCCGCTCACATTCGTTGCGATACGGTTTGATATTGGAGCGCTTGTATTAGCTGGATACGCAGCACATAAATTATCCTTTGAGCAGCTTCGACCACGTACTCGAGGTGATATTATTGCAATACTCGCGACTGGCGTGTTCGTTATTGGACTGACGAATGCGCTAATATTCATTGGTCAACAATATATCACAAGTGGTGTTGCTGCGATTATCATGAGTCTCAATCCGATTTTAACACCAGTATTCGCGGCATTTGCATTATCGGATGAACCAATCACACGACGCGGAATCATCGGGATTGTTGCAGGGCTCATTGGCGTTGGGCTAGTGGCGAATCCAGACCCAAGCGCGTTTGTCGGAACGATTGGATTACCAATTATATTCGGTGCTGCGGTTGTGAGCGCACTTGGTGCTGTTGTGATCCGGTGGTCAACACCGACAATGTCAAGCGCTGCACGAACTGTTTGGGGTGTCCCGATTGCTGCTGTTGTGACACACCTTCTCGCTGTTATGACAGGCGAGTCAATGGCTGCTATCTCGGTGACACCAACAGCAGTAATTGCATTATTATATGTTGGTATCGGCTCCGGCGCTATTGCATATCTTAGTTACTTTGCACTGATTGACACGGTAGGGGCAACCCGCGCAAATCTACTGTTCTATCTTACCCCCGTTGTCTCAGCACTTGGCGGATGGATCATTCTTAATGAGTCAATCTCGACACTCACAATCATAGGATTTGTAGTAATCTTTGGTGGGTTCTTGATCCTCGGAGGCGACTCAATCACAGCAGTGATTACACACCGCTATCCACAGGTTCGGACACAGTGGACGCTACTTCGAGAACGAGTACTCTCAACAGTGCTATCTCTGAAATCATGGTATTCACTTCGCGCGATTCAATCTCGTGACAAACAAACACAAACGAAAACCCAAACCCAATCACAGACACAGTCACAGTCACAGTCACACTCTCATTCCCCATCTCAGTCTGATTGA
- a CDS encoding nucleoside recognition protein, with protein MNVLALIDSFWPILVDVIPRVARIAVFVTVGVFLANVAVEFGLVERIAVISKYLTRPANLPDEVGTAIITTAASTTAGYGMLADFRESGRLSDIETLIAVTINTFFGFVQHIFTFYAPVLIPILGARVGVLYVGARAAIALGISIVGVLAGAILLRSTEPLSKQQQQEHTTTTDSDALTKAEVETGGKTRKSDTRSTSNTTPRSDGGPVTTDDSRSLRTILRAAGEQTFAKTRRIVPRLAIVYVLITIVIETQNLQALTAIAEPLTAVLGLPGAALPVVAVFAFDTTAGAATVAPMVGPTFTAQTAVATMLLGGIVSFAVSTFKRSIPFQYGIWGPTFGSKVIIVNTVLKIIFITAALGVLLL; from the coding sequence GTGAACGTACTGGCGCTGATTGATTCTTTCTGGCCAATCCTTGTAGATGTCATCCCACGGGTTGCTCGAATTGCAGTGTTCGTAACCGTTGGTGTCTTTCTTGCAAATGTTGCTGTTGAGTTCGGACTTGTCGAACGCATCGCAGTCATCTCAAAGTATCTTACCCGCCCTGCGAATCTCCCTGACGAAGTTGGAACGGCAATTATAACGACTGCTGCCTCGACGACGGCCGGCTACGGGATGCTTGCAGACTTCAGGGAGTCAGGGCGACTTTCAGATATCGAGACACTGATTGCTGTAACAATAAATACATTCTTTGGATTTGTCCAGCACATTTTCACGTTCTATGCGCCGGTTTTGATTCCAATTCTTGGAGCACGGGTCGGCGTCCTCTATGTTGGTGCGCGGGCTGCTATTGCACTTGGTATTTCGATTGTGGGCGTGCTTGCTGGAGCCATTCTTCTACGTTCGACTGAACCACTTAGCAAGCAGCAACAACAAGAACATACGACAACCACTGATTCTGATGCATTGACGAAGGCAGAGGTAGAGACAGGAGGGAAGACAAGAAAGTCAGATACTCGATCCACAAGCAATACTACCCCGCGGTCTGACGGCGGTCCTGTAACGACTGACGATAGTCGGTCATTGCGGACCATACTCCGCGCAGCTGGAGAGCAAACATTTGCAAAGACTCGACGTATCGTCCCCCGGCTGGCAATTGTATATGTGTTAATTACAATCGTGATCGAGACACAGAATCTTCAGGCACTAACAGCGATTGCAGAGCCACTAACGGCAGTACTCGGGCTTCCTGGTGCAGCTCTCCCTGTTGTTGCGGTTTTTGCATTTGACACAACAGCTGGCGCAGCAACAGTCGCCCCGATGGTGGGTCCGACATTCACTGCACAAACAGCCGTTGCAACGATGCTTCTCGGTGGAATCGTCTCATTTGCGGTCTCAACATTCAAACGCTCCATTCCATTCCAATATGGGATCTGGGGACCAACCTTTGGCTCGAAGGTAATCATCGTCAATACAGTATTAAAGATTATTTTCATCACTGCCGCGCTTGGCGTGCTTCTGCTGTAA
- a CDS encoding helix-turn-helix transcriptional regulator codes for MDEALSEIEFLSRSANRVLVLECLAEDRYTRGELGEEIGASQATLGRILEDFTERSWIRHDGTEYVATATGRLVAGSVTDLLESLETETKLREIIDYLPTHAMDFDLEHLSDATITVPTQTRPSAPLREVLAVMEDATHLRVFSHAFNEQSIEIVERRVRTGAQTFEAVLSESAITAIADNQTLWEQLQSLASADDGRLRVRADGVPLAATLTNDTVVFLLRDGRGLVQASLASSNDRVYQWAVETHDHYWRTAASFDPEQYDATIS; via the coding sequence ATGGATGAAGCCTTATCAGAGATTGAGTTCCTCTCGCGATCAGCGAATCGCGTGCTTGTTCTTGAATGTCTTGCAGAGGATCGATATACACGAGGTGAACTCGGTGAAGAAATCGGTGCATCACAAGCGACCCTTGGGCGAATTCTTGAAGATTTCACAGAGCGATCATGGATACGACATGATGGGACTGAGTATGTTGCAACAGCAACAGGACGATTAGTTGCTGGTAGCGTGACTGACCTTCTTGAAAGTCTTGAAACAGAGACTAAACTTCGAGAAATTATTGATTATCTTCCAACGCATGCAATGGACTTTGATCTTGAACATCTTTCAGATGCAACAATCACTGTTCCGACACAAACGCGTCCGAGTGCTCCACTCAGGGAAGTCCTTGCTGTTATGGAGGATGCAACACACCTCCGGGTGTTTTCGCATGCATTCAATGAGCAGAGTATCGAGATTGTTGAACGAAGGGTTCGAACCGGTGCACAAACGTTTGAGGCCGTTCTCTCTGAATCCGCGATTACTGCAATTGCTGATAATCAAACGCTATGGGAACAATTACAGTCACTTGCGAGTGCTGATGACGGTCGTCTTCGTGTTCGAGCTGATGGTGTTCCTCTTGCAGCTACACTCACAAACGACACGGTTGTGTTTTTACTCCGTGATGGTCGCGGGCTTGTTCAAGCATCACTTGCAAGCAGCAATGACCGTGTCTATCAGTGGGCTGTTGAGACACACGATCATTACTGGCGAACAGCAGCGTCTTTCGACCCAGAACAATATGATGCCACTATCTCCTGA
- a CDS encoding AI-2E family transporter, with protein MNARRFAVALFGLAVFSVIGFLAYEFIAPLTIAVFLYYSTRKYYTLLERFRLPASIRAAIALGSLAIPLIFLVSYAGVLLVLEARAFIDEYDLISVAAENVSWFGSVSRVPEFTVQGLYNAYQSGQLTPLIDFATAHASVLTSMISQFTLNLFIITIVTYYLLVDGDKIGAWLLRFDDEAIIREYLEAADRELESVLFGNLLNVLSISLIAIGVFNVYNVFVPSPAEVPYPALAGGLTGIASLIPVVGMKIVYFPLTILSAVPILLGGNPSNLTYIAGLLVIAIVVIDTIPDIVLRPLLSGDETHVGLLMLAYTLGPVVLGFYGLFFAPILLVIGLTFANTALPRLLNTANNADTTPSPSGVNPTSNSDESLSSPAAND; from the coding sequence ATGAATGCAAGACGGTTTGCAGTCGCCCTGTTTGGGCTTGCAGTGTTCAGTGTGATCGGATTTCTCGCGTATGAATTTATTGCGCCACTGACTATTGCCGTCTTTTTATACTACTCGACCCGAAAATACTATACTCTCTTAGAACGGTTTCGACTTCCTGCTAGTATCCGTGCTGCCATTGCGCTTGGTTCACTTGCAATTCCGCTCATATTCTTGGTCAGTTATGCAGGGGTTTTACTCGTGCTTGAAGCGCGTGCATTTATCGATGAATATGATCTTATTTCGGTCGCAGCAGAAAATGTTTCGTGGTTTGGAAGTGTCAGCCGTGTTCCTGAATTTACAGTGCAGGGATTATATAATGCATATCAATCAGGGCAACTAACACCGCTTATTGACTTTGCAACAGCTCATGCGAGTGTCCTCACGAGTATGATCTCACAATTTACGCTGAATCTATTCATTATCACTATTGTTACATATTATCTACTCGTTGATGGCGACAAAATCGGCGCATGGCTTCTTCGATTCGACGATGAGGCAATCATTCGTGAATATCTTGAGGCAGCTGATCGAGAACTTGAGTCGGTTCTTTTCGGCAATCTGTTGAATGTATTATCAATTTCACTCATTGCTATTGGCGTGTTCAATGTGTATAATGTGTTCGTGCCTAGTCCTGCTGAGGTGCCATATCCAGCTTTAGCTGGTGGGCTTACTGGTATTGCAAGTCTGATTCCTGTTGTGGGGATGAAAATCGTCTATTTCCCGTTGACGATTCTCAGTGCGGTCCCGATTCTCCTTGGTGGTAATCCGTCTAATTTGACATATATCGCTGGATTACTTGTTATTGCCATCGTTGTAATTGATACGATTCCGGATATCGTGCTTCGGCCCCTGTTGAGTGGTGATGAAACACATGTTGGGTTGCTAATGTTGGCATATACACTCGGTCCAGTCGTACTTGGATTCTATGGACTCTTTTTCGCACCAATCTTGCTTGTGATTGGACTAACATTCGCGAACACGGCACTTCCACGGCTCCTCAATACAGCAAACAATGCAGACACAACCCCGTCGCCCTCAGGCGTTAATCCAACAAGTAATAGCGATGAGAGCCTAAGCAGTCCGGCTGCGAACGACTGA
- a CDS encoding fluoride efflux transporter FluC: MQRQGALLLVGAGGIIGAATRYLISNALPGISGTLMVNVLGAFMLAVATTTLQTSRAQLFVMTGILSSFTTYSTFAAQTVAASPLIGILNIGSNYLLGITAAICGLLVGRRLA, from the coding sequence ATGCAACGACAAGGTGCATTGCTGCTCGTTGGCGCTGGAGGAATCATAGGAGCGGCAACTCGATATTTGATATCTAACGCTCTTCCGGGGATAAGCGGGACGCTGATGGTCAACGTGCTCGGTGCATTCATGCTCGCAGTGGCAACTACGACACTTCAGACATCTCGGGCACAATTATTTGTCATGACAGGTATTCTCTCCTCATTCACAACATATAGCACATTTGCAGCACAAACAGTAGCAGCTAGTCCCCTGATTGGAATTCTCAATATTGGTTCAAATTATCTGCTTGGCATTACCGCTGCAATATGTGGACTGCTTGTTGGGAGACGGCTAGCATGA
- a CDS encoding RNA-binding domain-containing protein — protein sequence MIYSVEIQITTPVHDTEITDRVEDAVQNLFPNVTFEQHPGEIIGETHSLEEFAVLLHEQEILDTARREFFKHANDESFRFSIKKQAAFKGIINFAVGNPDELGDIEVTVIVHEPDVESYIDHTVPPTEDGQPQPVDAE from the coding sequence ATGATATACAGCGTTGAGATTCAGATTACCACCCCGGTGCATGATACGGAGATAACAGATCGTGTTGAGGATGCAGTTCAAAATCTATTCCCAAACGTTACATTTGAACAGCATCCAGGCGAGATTATTGGTGAGACGCACTCACTAGAGGAATTCGCCGTATTATTGCATGAACAGGAGATTCTTGACACTGCTCGTCGAGAGTTCTTCAAACACGCCAATGATGAGTCATTTCGATTCTCAATCAAAAAGCAGGCAGCATTCAAAGGGATCATTAATTTTGCTGTCGGGAATCCAGACGAACTTGGCGATATTGAGGTGACCGTTATTGTTCATGAGCCAGATGTTGAGAGCTACATTGATCATACTGTTCCTCCGACTGAAGACGGACAGCCACAGCCCGTTGATGCTGAGTAA